Genomic segment of Geminocystis herdmanii PCC 6308:
TTCTTGTTTGTAGGGGTTGAATATTATTCAACCCCTACTGAGTTTTAGATATAAGCAAGAGTTAGCAATTTAATGGCTTGGTTATTTTGTGAAGTATCAAATTTGTTTAAGACAATTTACCAATGCGTCAATTTCTGATTCAAGGGTGAAATAATGGACACAGGCACGGATACAATAAGGACTAACTAAGGTACGCAAGTAAAAGCCTTTTTCTTCTAAGATTTTGACAACTTTATCGGCATCTTGTCCGTTTCTCAGGTAAAACGACACTAATCCAGACTCTGGCAAACTATGTTTTAAGCATTCTATACCGTCAATCTCTCTTAATTTTGACCACAAATAACCGCTTAATTGACAAATTTTTTGATACCGTTGCTCAATACTACCCCATTTTTGATGAAGTTCGATCGAGCTTTTTAAAGCCAAAAATAAAGGATAAGCGGAAGTTGCCACCTCATAACGACTGCCATCATCCGTAAAAGGTAAATCAGATTTACTATAGTTTAAACTTCGCCAACCGATAAAAGTGGGAGGCAACTGAGAAATTAAATCTTGACGCACATAAAGAAACCCAACACCTCCTGCACCACATAACCATTTATGCCCTGTACAACCATAATAATCTACCTGACTTTCAAGCAAATTTAAGGGTAAACTTCCTGCCGATTGCGCACCATCCACTAAAACTTGTATGGCATGGGAAGAATAGTTATGACATAATGACACAATCTCTTTTAAGGGTAAAACTTGCCCCGTATTCCATAAAATGTGACTTATAACCAACAATTTTGTTTTGGCGGTGAGATGATTTTCGATGACAGTCAGGGGATTACCTTCATTAAGAGTAGCAACTATGGGGCAAGTAACAATTTTAACTCCAAAACGGCGACTAATTTCTTTAATGATAGCAATTACTCCCGGATGTTCGGCATCGGTGAATAAGATTTCGTCTCCTTCTTGCCACTTTATCCCCCAAAGAGGAATATTACAACTGGCGGTGACATTTTCGGTTAAAGCAATGGTATCAGGGGTTACGCCGATTTCAGATGCGATCGCACTCTTAGTGTCATGAATAGTCTGATAAATCCAACTATTGATTTTGACACCGAAAGGACCTACTTTTTCAATGTAATTATAACTATCGATGATTTTTTGTAAGCTCGATCGAGGTAGAATACCTTGACCACCAAAATTAAAATAACATTTATCTTGTAAACCAGTAAATTCTTCTCTGTGGGATAAAATATCGAACATAATATTTAGGGTGTTAGGTATGGCGTGTTAATCAATTTTCAATTCTTAATTCTCCATTCTCCATTCTCCATTATTCCCACGGCTTGGGATAAATGATTGAATCCATTGTCAGCTAATTTTTGAGTTAATCCTTGTAAAATTTCCTTGACAACCCAAGGACCTTCATAAATCCAACCACTATAAAATTGTAATAAACTCGCCCCTGCCGTGATTTTTTCCCATG
This window contains:
- a CDS encoding aminotransferase class V-fold PLP-dependent enzyme, translated to MFDILSHREEFTGLQDKCYFNFGGQGILPRSSLQKIIDSYNYIEKVGPFGVKINSWIYQTIHDTKSAIASEIGVTPDTIALTENVTASCNIPLWGIKWQEGDEILFTDAEHPGVIAIIKEISRRFGVKIVTCPIVATLNEGNPLTVIENHLTAKTKLLVISHILWNTGQVLPLKEIVSLCHNYSSHAIQVLVDGAQSAGSLPLNLLESQVDYYGCTGHKWLCGAGGVGFLYVRQDLISQLPPTFIGWRSLNYSKSDLPFTDDGSRYEVATSAYPLFLALKSSIELHQKWGSIEQRYQKICQLSGYLWSKLREIDGIECLKHSLPESGLVSFYLRNGQDADKVVKILEEKGFYLRTLVSPYCIRACVHYFTLESEIDALVNCLKQI